The following coding sequences lie in one Apium graveolens cultivar Ventura chromosome 3, ASM990537v1, whole genome shotgun sequence genomic window:
- the LOC141710991 gene encoding uncharacterized protein LOC141710991, with the protein MDKAMMLLLQRAARKPVDAARAGPSGVPHSVSIELLDDQGNKVIEDNERVVSDLVRVEGNPRKRFRREDDEVAVGGRGFEGVNKDVATAGERVYGKTVDPRSKKEVVRVEIQPTERWTGGSTVPLRALNLFNLPQDLVAYDGRKREDLVDRCKSRAGRFLSDFMHILEDYKADVDGEACSKLEAEVAALKGEKKKIAVGFAELEHRVADLTKANSALSKKVAEMGATEQVSSGRIQELEGRLLEVERELEEEKGKRQGLLRQVEGMEVSYKLIVQENADLKTEVEKAVEDIAGALGDGYGRCLQRVEEAGFAIEGHAFDDYLRDLASKGGNA; encoded by the exons ATGGACAAGGCAATGATGTTGTTATTGCAGCGTGCTGCGAGGAAGCCTGTTGATGCGGCCAGGGCTGGACCGTCGGGGGTTCCTCATTCAGTTTCAATTGAATTGCTTGATGACCAGGGAAACAAGGTAATTGAAGATAATGAGAGGGTTGTTTCAGATCTTGTCCGCGTGGAGGGCAACCCTCGAAAGCGGTTTCGGAGGGAGGACGATGAAGTGGCTGTTGGAGGCCGGGGGTTCGAGGGTGTGAACAAAGATGTGGCCACTGCCGGGGAAAGGGTTTATGGGAAGACCGTCGACCCTCGGTCGAAGAAAGAGGTGGTGAGGGTCGAGATCCAGCCCACGGAGCGATGGACGGGGGGGTCAACTGTGCCCTTGAGGGCACTTAACCTCTTTAACTTACCTCAGGACTTGGTTGCTTATGATGGGAGGAAGCGTGAGGACCTTGTTGATCGATGTAAGAGCCGGGCTGGGAGG TTTCTTTCCGATTTTATGCATATACTGGAGGATTACAAGGCTGATGTTGATGGTGAGGCTTGTTCCAAGCTCGAGGCTGAAGTTGCTGCCTTGAAGGGGGAAAAGAAGAAGATTGCGGTGGGTTTTGCGGAACTCGAGCACAGGGTGGCTGATTTGACTAAGGCGAATTCCGCACTGTCTAAAAAGGTTGCTGAGATGGGGGCTACGGAGCAGGTGTCGAGTGGGAGGATACAGGAGCTGGAGGGTCGACTGCTCGAGGTGGAAAGGGAGCTTGAAGAGGAAAAAGGGAAGCGCCAAGGCTTGCTTCGACAGGTCGAAGGAATGGAAGTTTCCTACAAGTTGATCGTGCAAGAAAATGCGGATCTGAAGACAGAGGTAGAGAAAGCCGTTGAAGATATCGCTGGCGCTCTGGGCGACGGTTATGGACGATGCCTTCAACGGGTGGAAGAGGCTGGTTTTGCCATCGAGGGTCATGCCTTTGATGATTATCTTCGTGACCTGGCATCGAAGGGTGGTAACGCGTGA